One Phaseolus vulgaris cultivar G19833 chromosome 11, P. vulgaris v2.0, whole genome shotgun sequence genomic window carries:
- the LOC137825271 gene encoding photosystem II 5 kDa protein, chloroplastic-like yields the protein MASITMAASLIGSSVISHRSPVASPRRLVVANASKAVEGEKTKFSSENDKEGNNGRRNMMFAAAAAAVCSVAGMSMADEPKRGTPEAKKIYYPICVTMPTARICHK from the coding sequence ATGGCATCAATCACCATGGCAGCATCACTCATTGGCAGCTCAGTCATCAGCCACCGGTCCCCGGTTGCATCCCCAAGGAGGCTGGTGGTGGCAAATGCTTCCAAAGCAGTTGAAGGAGAGAAGACAAAGTTCAGTAGTGAGAATGACAAGGAGGGCAACAATGGAAGGAGGAACATGATGTTTGCTGCTGCTGCAGCAGCTGTTTGCTCTGTTGCTGGGATGTCCATGGCTGATGAGCCCAAACGTGGCACTCCTGAAGCTAAGAAAATCTATTATCCTATTTGTGTCACCATGCCAACAGCCAGGATTTGTCACAAATGA